Proteins from a genomic interval of Phycisphaerae bacterium:
- a CDS encoding glycine cleavage T C-terminal barrel domain-containing protein, whose translation MPNPPEIQQQYRAAMTAGGVYARADRGLIEVRGKDRATWLNNLVTNVVKTLQPGEGNYAFATSVKGRAVFDMNILILDDRLWLDVDRRQIETATKHLERYVITEDVQLADVSSTVERHAVMGPRAGDAGGRLGLGNFSPMSQLQHVAGRIGASEARFVRHDFAGVPAFEIIVCGEDRAAARAALDALAGELHLATLSAATVQILRMEAGIPASVDDIDEEVVPPETGQVERGISYHKGCYLGQEVIERMRSHGILARKLAGLRVSGEAIIERGAEILSNSTVVGRVTSSCFSEAMGAVLCLGYVKSALAKVGTPVRVVVSGDEFSGEVVPLPVNA comes from the coding sequence AATCCACCGGAGATTCAACAGCAATACCGCGCGGCGATGACCGCCGGCGGGGTTTATGCACGCGCGGATCGAGGATTGATCGAGGTTCGCGGCAAGGATCGGGCAACCTGGCTGAATAATCTCGTCACCAACGTGGTCAAGACGCTCCAGCCGGGCGAGGGGAACTACGCCTTCGCCACCAGCGTCAAGGGTCGGGCCGTCTTCGATATGAACATCCTGATTCTGGACGATCGCTTGTGGTTAGATGTGGACCGCCGCCAGATCGAAACGGCAACCAAGCATCTGGAACGGTACGTGATCACCGAGGATGTTCAGCTTGCCGACGTCTCCTCGACCGTCGAGCGTCACGCGGTCATGGGGCCGCGAGCGGGCGACGCGGGGGGCCGGCTGGGCCTGGGCAATTTTTCGCCGATGAGCCAGTTGCAGCACGTCGCGGGGCGAATCGGTGCATCGGAGGCCCGTTTTGTCCGCCATGATTTCGCGGGTGTTCCGGCGTTCGAGATCATCGTGTGCGGCGAAGACCGTGCCGCGGCGCGAGCGGCGCTTGACGCACTGGCCGGCGAACTCCACCTGGCCACCTTGTCCGCGGCGACGGTTCAGATCCTGCGAATGGAAGCGGGGATCCCGGCATCGGTGGATGACATTGATGAAGAGGTCGTTCCACCGGAGACGGGCCAGGTCGAACGCGGGATCAGCTATCACAAGGGCTGCTATCTTGGACAGGAGGTGATCGAGCGGATGCGCTCGCACGGTATCCTCGCCCGCAAGCTGGCGGGACTTCGTGTGAGCGGCGAGGCGATCATCGAGAGAGGGGCGGAGATATTGTCGAATTCGACCGTAGTGGGGCGAGTGACCAGTAGCTGCTTCAGCGAGGCGATGGGCGCCGTGCTTTGTCTGGGATATGTGAAGTCGGCTCTGGCCAAGGTGGGTACGCCCGTCCGCGTTGTCGTCAGCGGCGACGAGTTTTCGGGCGAAGTCGTTCCACTTCCGGTGAATGCGTAG